Part of the Bacteroidota bacterium genome, AGTCCGATCTAATTTTTCTCAATTCCTTATGCACATGCCATGTACGCAATAAGTATAAATCGAGTAACTTGAAAAACAAACGTTTGATTGATGGCCTTTTCGAAATAAAACTATCTATGCTGTGCTTAATTGGTTCGTATTTCATACTATTCCTCTTTGTTCCCTTCGTTCAAATCTTCTGTTTTATTGTCCTTTTTTTGTCGGTCTGATGCGGAGGAAGATTCTTGCTCATGCAGCTTTTTAAAAACATCATCCATTTTTTCGATATAATCCAGCGTATCATCATAAAAGAAATTCAATTCTGGAACTTTTCTGGCAGAATTTCGAAGCTGTGCTGCCAACACTCTTCTTAAGTCCTTTGTATGTTTCTCAATTAACAGGATCATCTGCTGAGAATCCTGAACATTCAAAAAATTTAGATAAGCTTTTACATACCCTAAATCGGGGGAAACAACAACTCTTGTTACACTTATAATCACATCTCCAAAATGCTTCTTACCTTCTGTTAAAAAAATGTAACCTAACTCCTTCTGAATCAGTCTTGCAA contains:
- the rbfA gene encoding 30S ribosome-binding factor RbfA — translated: MTSRRQEKFARLIQKELGYIFLTEGKKHFGDVIISVTRVVVSPDLGYVKAYLNFLNVQDSQQMILLIEKHTKDLRRVLAAQLRNSARKVPELNFFYDDTLDYIEKMDDVFKKLHEQESSSASDRQKKDNKTEDLNEGNKEE